A single region of the Agromyces sp. Leaf222 genome encodes:
- the glnA gene encoding type I glutamate--ammonia ligase has translation MFSDSSEVLKFIKETDVKFLDIRFTDLPGVQQHFNIPASTVDEEFFTVGQLFDGSSIRGFANIHESDMQLIPDVTTAYIDQFRTARTLVMIFDIYNPRNGEIYSKDPRQVAKKAEKYLASTGIADTAFFAPEAEFYIFDDVRYEVKQNASFYSIDSDEGAWNSGREEEGGNLGNKTPYKGGYFPVSPVDKTADLRDDITLNLIEAGFILERSHHEVGTGGQQEINYRFDTMVHAADDILKFKYIVKNTAEQWGKSATFMPKPLFGDNGSGMHTHQSLWSEGKPLFYDEAGYGGLSDLARWYIGGLLKHAPAVLAFTNPTVNSYHRLVPGFEAPVNLVYSAGNRSAAIRIPITGTNPKAKRIEFRAPDASGNPYLAFAAQLMAGLDGIKNRIEPHEPVDKDLYELPPEEAKTIPQVPGSLDAVLDALEADHDFLLEGGVFTKELIETWIDYKREKELKPLAQRPHPFEFELYYGV, from the coding sequence ATGTTCAGTGATTCGTCTGAAGTGCTTAAGTTCATCAAGGAGACGGATGTCAAGTTCCTCGACATCCGCTTCACCGACCTCCCGGGTGTGCAGCAGCACTTCAACATCCCGGCGTCGACCGTCGACGAGGAGTTCTTCACCGTCGGCCAGCTCTTCGACGGCTCCTCGATTCGCGGGTTCGCCAACATCCACGAGTCCGACATGCAGCTCATCCCCGATGTGACCACCGCGTACATCGACCAGTTCCGCACCGCGCGCACCCTGGTGATGATCTTCGACATCTACAACCCGCGCAACGGCGAGATCTACTCGAAGGACCCGCGTCAGGTCGCCAAGAAGGCCGAGAAGTACCTCGCGTCCACCGGCATCGCCGACACCGCGTTCTTCGCCCCCGAGGCCGAGTTCTACATCTTCGACGACGTGCGCTACGAGGTGAAGCAGAACGCGAGCTTCTACTCCATCGACTCCGACGAGGGCGCATGGAACTCCGGCCGCGAAGAAGAGGGCGGCAACCTCGGCAACAAGACCCCCTACAAGGGCGGCTACTTCCCGGTCAGCCCGGTCGACAAGACCGCCGACCTGCGCGACGACATCACGCTGAACCTCATCGAGGCCGGCTTCATCCTCGAGCGTTCGCACCACGAGGTGGGCACGGGCGGCCAGCAGGAGATCAACTACCGCTTCGACACCATGGTGCACGCGGCCGACGACATCCTGAAGTTCAAGTACATCGTCAAGAACACGGCCGAGCAGTGGGGCAAGTCCGCCACGTTCATGCCGAAGCCGCTCTTCGGCGACAACGGCTCGGGCATGCACACGCACCAGTCGCTGTGGAGCGAGGGCAAGCCCCTCTTCTACGACGAGGCGGGCTACGGCGGCCTCTCCGACCTGGCGCGCTGGTACATCGGCGGCCTCCTCAAGCACGCCCCCGCGGTGCTGGCCTTCACGAACCCGACGGTGAACTCGTACCACCGCCTGGTTCCCGGCTTCGAGGCTCCCGTCAACCTGGTCTACTCGGCAGGCAACCGCTCGGCTGCGATCCGCATCCCGATCACGGGCACCAACCCCAAGGCCAAGCGCATCGAGTTCCGCGCTCCGGATGCCTCGGGCAACCCGTACCTCGCGTTCGCCGCGCAGCTCATGGCGGGCCTCGACGGCATCAAGAACCGCATCGAGCCGCACGAGCCCGTCGACAAGGACCTCTACGAGCTCCCGCCCGAGGAGGCCAAGACGATCCCGCAGGTTCCGGGCTCGCTCGACGCCGTGCTCGACGCGCTCGAGGCCGACCACGACTTCCTCCTCGAGGGCGGCGTGTTCACCAAGGAGCTCATCGAGACCTGGATCGACTACAAGCGCGAGAAGGAGCTGAAGCCGCTGGCTCAGCGTCCGCACCCGTTCGAGTTCGAGCTCTACTACGGCGTCTGA